The Lates calcarifer isolate ASB-BC8 linkage group LG14, TLL_Latcal_v3, whole genome shotgun sequence genome has a segment encoding these proteins:
- the LOC108874151 gene encoding astrocytic phosphoprotein PEA-15, whose product MAEYSSLLSDLSENITNEDLEQLKSACKEDIPEDQSNNITSSKEWFSYLEKNDKLAQDNLSYIEHIFEISRRPDLLTRVIEYRTTVLKISEDDEIDTKLTRIPSAKKYKDIIRQPSEDEIIKLAPPPKKV is encoded by the exons ATGGCGGAGTACAGCTCTCTGCTCAGCGACCTGTCTGAAAACATCACCAACGAGGACTTGGAGCAGCTCAAGTCGGCCTGCAAGGAGGATATCCCTGAGGACCAGAGCAACAACATCACCTCCTCCAAGGAGTGGTTCAGCTACCTGGAGAAGAACGACAAGTTGGCCCAGG ATAACCTGTCATACATTGAGCACATCTTTGAGATTTCGAGGCGACCAGACCTGTTGACGAGGGTGATCGAGTACCGTACCACCGTGCTCAAGATCTCTGAGGATGACGAGATCGACACCAAGCTCACACGCATTCCCTCGGCCAAGAAATAcaaag ACATCATCCGCCAGCCCTCTGAAGATGAGATCATCAAGTTGGCCCCTCCCCCTAAAAAAGTGTGA